The Hymenobacter sp. DG01 genome has a segment encoding these proteins:
- the ytxJ gene encoding bacillithiol system redox-active protein YtxJ, with protein MTPWQHLTESEQLTDIVRESYEHPVLIFKHSTSCSISAAAKGKVERQWGDAGLESTKLYYLDLLRFRPISNEIADKFGIRHESPQLLLIQNGECRYNASHMGIRLNEVAQMVNA; from the coding sequence ATGACCCCCTGGCAACACCTAACCGAATCCGAGCAGCTCACCGACATCGTCCGCGAATCGTACGAGCACCCGGTTCTTATTTTCAAGCACAGTACCTCCTGCTCCATCAGCGCCGCCGCTAAAGGCAAGGTAGAGCGGCAGTGGGGCGACGCCGGGCTGGAGAGCACCAAGCTCTATTACCTCGATTTGCTGCGCTTCCGCCCCATCTCCAACGAAATTGCCGATAAGTTCGGTATCCGCCACGAGTCGCCCCAGTTGCTGCTCATCCAAAACGGTGAGTGCCGCTACAATGCCTCGCACATGGGCATCCGCCTCAACGAGGTAGCCCAAATGGTGAACGCATAG